The Carassius auratus strain Wakin unplaced genomic scaffold, ASM336829v1 scaf_tig00015585, whole genome shotgun sequence genomic interval GTTTGATTCCAGCGCTGCCTCCATGTGTTCTGGGGTCTTCAGGAGGTAAGTCTCTTGGTGAATGGCCACCACCTGCAATACAGGGGTCCAGTCTGATTTagagaaagaaggaaaagaggaaTTGTTTAGCGCTATGAAAACGTAATTAGAAGAAATATTGAGATACTTAAGTAAACCACttttagtaactacaaataccatatGTTTaaaaccccaaaaatgaaaataacaaaccTGGAACAACTTAAGGGGGAGCAAAGGatcacagaattgtcatttttggctgaTCTATCCTTTAAGTAAAAGTATTATCTTGCATACTCTAATATATATAAGGTATTGAGAGTAAAAGTAAAGGTATGTACAGTcttattctgaaaaataatttgtcaggatggttttacattaatattacttTTGCAGTACTGTGTATGTTGCAGTTTACTTCTAAATATGTTCACTgaagggctgggcgatatggcctttttaaaaaaatttaaattcgaTTTCCGATGTTTTTCCGATTTTCCCCCCTACttaaggaaagcaataagtacaaaCACCAGACAAcaaaattttgcttttatttaatcaaaagtagggctgctccgatcgttaattcgcatctcgtcagtaaagccggttttctaatcagcggtaaattccctcaggtgcgtgatttcacatagagcagctgttactacacagagccgtttgtTAACTTAGAAGAtccgcaaataaacgctgaaaatgaagtggatttgcgcatcttctcggTTAACAATGGCTccttgtagtaacagctgctcgccAAGATGGCGGCACGATAGCAGTTTCATGCGTGTCTCTGTTTTTTTTGGAGTCCTGTCTTGGGTCTTATCTCAAGTGCTAAGCAGCTTTTAAATGTTCCTAAGTTCTGTGGGTTTTATACAGGGATGGTGAATTGTAGTTTTTATTGACGTCTAGCAGTCGGGCAGCTTTCACCAGTTGAAGGATCGGTCAGGGCGACAACGTGCAGTGACTGGGTCAGCCGGCTGCACAATTGCGTGTATAACGGCTTTGATGCTGGTTCTCTGTCAGTGGCCGCAGAGGCTCGTCTCCGGTGGTGTGAATGCGATCAGCAAAAAGTTGGTGGTTTCCTTCATCCGACTGCTTGACCTGCTCGACCTTGCATTCGAGCGTTTAGTTGTTAGCCTTTTTCTGTCACAGATTGATTATGGGGATACTATTTACAGATTTGCCTCTCTGTCCACCTTGTCCAAACCTGACCCCCTTTATCACTCTGCTCTCAGATTCATCACAAATTCTAGTTTTAAGACACATCATTGTTTACTTTACAGTTTGGTTGGATGGTCATCTCTGCATTTGCGCAGGCTTGAACATtggtatattttaatttacaaagttATTTTAGGAAAACttccaaaatatttatataggAAAATTTTATCATTTCAAAGCTCCTACAATCTCAGGTCATATAAATGGTTACAGTTTAAAGTGCCGGCTATTAGAACAGAGGTTGGAAAGCTAAGCCTGTTCTATTATGGCCCCTGGTCCTGGAGTGAAGTGCAGACTAAACTTAAACTACAATCCCTCATCTCTTTAGGTGATTTTAAACACAGAATAAAAGAATTGGTCATTGCTAAGTGCAGATGTTTTGACAATTCCACTTCcacttaaatgtattattaatatgattttattaatgtTGTTTCTTTGAACAGTATTATATAGGGTATTAGGTAATACCTAATTGTTTATGCTGCTGTATTCTTTGTTGTATCTATTGATGATGTTGGTTTTGTCTGTGGGTTGTTATCTGTTTAATCCTGCTATCTGACCCTGTCTTGGCTAGGTCTCACTTGTAAAAGAGGTTTTAACCTCAATGTGACTTTCCtagttaaataaaggttaaataaaaaaataaaaatttcctaCCTGTGACAATACAATGGGGAAAATGTTGGAATTGTTGGAATTTATATTaagaccccgctattgttgggttaataacttcatctactcagaagctagattgttaactgtctttattaaattaactctcaatgaacagaaaataacccTGGCTGGCACCGCTTGGCACAGCTGCTGTTGTTCTggagcatatgcagcaaaaatatctaagataaattggctgtttattcttaaaccaatcagcgagctcgaatagtggaagcatagttacggtttaatatttatttttttcttatttaattatataggAAATTACATtattgtcttttattattatataagttatgttattataatttttacatttgaacaataacATTTCTTTTAATAGAAATTGGTGGCTCACATGCAATACCATGGCCcaaaggttgaaaaccactgtattaaagggttagttcacagaaaaatgaaaattacgtcATTAATAACTcggcctcatgtcgttccaaacccgtaagaccttcgttcatcttcgggacacagtttaagatattttagatttagtccaagagctctcagtccctccattggaactgtgtgtacagtatactgtccatgtctagaaaggtaagaaaaacatcttcaaagtagtccatgtgacatcagagggtcagttagaattttttgaagcatcgaaaatacattttggtccaaaaatagcaaaaactattttatatataaaaacgactttattcatcattgtcttctctttcgtgtctgttgtgagagagagttcaaaacaaagcagtgtaGTGATATTTGGTTCGcaaactaatcattcgatgtaaacaGATCTTTTTGaagcagttcaccaaatcgaactgaaaaGTTTAAAACGGTTCATGTCTCCAATAATCATTAATCCGcgaatgacttaagctgttaacttttttaatgtggctgacaactccatctgagttaaaataaaccaatatctctgagtaattaatttactaaaacggtacactgactgaactgctgtgaagagagaactaatgatgaacaccgagccgagccagataatgaacaaaagattgactcgttctcgaggcAAAAATCGTTTGTCAGACAtatccgattcgagaaccgaggagctgaagataatgcgcatgtgtgattcagcgtgaagcaaaccgacacacagagtgtctgaaccgaactgattcctttggtgattgattctgaactgattctgtgatagtgttatgagcgcgggtatgcatcacagacagagtgtgtgaatcTGGAGTTATGTAGGCAtctgcccagtctgttctgttctcggtAGGTGCGTTGCATACTGATTGTTTTGGACAGCATACTGCGGAAAGTCAGGGCcacggaaaatcgtgctataaagcgatttagaaatcgtgcacactcaaatcgtgattttatgatgatCTTGATTAATCGTATAGCCCTAGCTAAAAACTTGTTAAAGAAAACATCAGGGCTCCTCAGTAAAGATATTCcagtaattagaagtatatctccagcacgtgcgtttcagatcatggttgccaggttttcacaaaaaatcatgcccagttgcttctcaaaactagtccaaaactagccaatcgcgtttccaggaagttccccgataaaaaaattgctttccggggttaaaatttaagttttatggcatggttgccttggtaaaattgtcattttagtggctaaatatcacgttattggtattgttgcttcgacccgcggacatgaaaaacaaccacagacttgggtTCTTTggttcgaagcaaccccaataccaaatAACGTGATAATTAGCCACTAAAAGGAGAATTTAACCAAGACAACCATGCctaaaaaaacttacattttaactccaggaagcaattttttttatctgggaacctcctggaatcgtgattagttttggactagttttgagaagcaacagggcaggatttgttgtgaaaacctggcaaccctgatctgaacacacgtgctggagataatacttctaattaaaggagcatctttactgaggagatgtgcaggaaaatcgcatttgatttttttgcacagccctagaaaACATATTCCAGTTTAATTAGCTTCCCCAGATGCAcaatgtaaattgtgaattgcatacACTGAATAAGTTGTcagaatgcactttctgtacctGTTTTGTGCTGCTtgagttatatatacatattcatttaataataatcagtaaATGATCATTTAGTCtagagttttctttattatttaaatgcaaacaaaaatatatcgaggtatatatcgaatatcgtacaaattttgacaaaaacagatataaataaagatacagatatatattttatatacattgctcaggcctagtgtgtgtgtgtgtgtgtgtgtgtgtgtgtgtgtgtatatatatatatatatatatatatatatatatatatatatatatatatattagggatgtgccgatagacgatagtatcgtgtatcgacgatagtcagagatatcgacataagcagatttctctgtcgataaTCAAGATGATTTTAGGCTCAttttcctattaatgtattagattataataataataactattatttttattaggctgcttattaaaataaaactgcccagctatttcacttccgcactgcatttcacacacacagcgTGCGAGCACAGGAGGATAAGAGCCTGTAGTCACTGAAGTTGTccgctttgactcggataactcgttaaatccatgaatgaaagagatagaaaacgAGGAGTTGGTGCCCCAGTGGTTCTCACATAGACCTTCTATTAAAGACTGATCATTATAACGCACACTAGAAGGACtatgtgagaaccactatggatcaTAAGTTCGCTctgcagcctttttattattttcatgcacaccgtactataatgtgatgcatggaAAATACAGagttttggccgttacaaagtctccatccacaaacagacgtacatcgtctgcagatataaggtatttcattgcactttaacaagtaatctgaatgacCTATATATGTGCACTATTTTAAACGAGACCTCACTAACTGagttcaactttactccaaacatatgaacttacctgttttaaatactttatatttaacgtgttcgtttatgcccgatattagtgttaaactgttggactttaaatgaaatcaactattgattttcaccgttgattGATTTTTCGTTTTGATTGATGcggcagatttgtcacaggacgaGTGATATGACAGTTGTGTCCGACTATATATATGAACCtggctgttttaaatacagtatttttatatttaacgttagtttcagtatgttttaaagtatattttttcaattattggtgattccatggGCTCTCCCGCACAGTTTAAAACAccagaaaaaaagattttctctcttgctccacccaagCACAGTAAGATCGTGTGTTGTCGATCTCACGGACTGGCGATATGacaatttgaaaaatgaccataccacccaacactaatatatatatatacagtattgttcaaaataatagcagtacaatgtgactaaccagaataatcaaggtttttagtatattttttattgctacgtggcaaacaagttaccagtaggttcagtagattgtcagaaaacaaacaagacccagcattcatgatatgcatgctcttaaggctgtgcaattgggcaattagatgaaaggggtgtgttcaaaaaaatagcagtgtctacctttgactgtacaaactcaaaactattttgtacaaacatttttttttttgggatttagcaatcctgtgaatcactaaactaatatttagttgtatgaccacagttttttaaaactgcttgacatctgtgtggcatggagtcaaccaacttgtggcacctctcagctgttattccactccatgattctttaacaacattccacaattcattcacatttcttggttttgcttcagaaacagcatttttgatatcaccccacaagttctcaattggattaaggtctggagattgggctggccactccataacattaattttgttggtttggaaccaagactttgcccgtttactagtgtgttttgggtcattgtcttgttgaaacaaccatttcaagggcatgtcctcttcagcatagggcaacatgacctcttcaagtattttaacacatgcaaactgatccatgatccctggtatgcgataaataggcccaacaccatagtaggagaaacatgcccatatcatgatgcttgcacctccatgcttcactgtcttcactgtgtactgtggcttgaattcagagtttgggggtcgtctcacaaactgcctgtggcccttggacccaaaaagaacaattttactctcatcagtccacaaaatgttcctccatttctctttaggccagttgatgtgttctttggcaaattgtaacctcttctgcacatgccttttttttaacagagggactttgcgggggattcttgaaaatagattagcttcacacagacgccttctaactgtcacagtacttacaggtaactccagactgtctttgatcatcctggaggtgatcattggctgagcctttgccattctggttattcttctatccattttgatggttgtcttccgttttcttccacgtctctctggttttgctctccattttaaggcattggagatcattttagctgaacagcctatcattttttgcacctctttataggttttcccctctctaatcaactttttaatcaaagtacgctgttcttctgaacaatgtcttgaacgacccattttcctcagctttcaaatgcatgttcaacaagtgttggcttcatccttaaataggggccacctgattcacacctgtttcttctcaaaattgatgacctcagtgattgaatgccacactgctatttttttgaacacacccctttcaactaattcaactaattgcccaattgcacagccttaagagcgtgcatatcatgaatgctgggtcttgtttgttttctgacaatctactgaacctactggtaacttgtttgccacgtagcaataaaaaaatatacgaaaaaccttgattattctggttagtcacattgtactgctattattttgaacaatactgtatatatatatatatatatatatatatatatatatatatatatgtatatgtgtgtgtgtgtgtgtgtgacaaaagtgagtatataaatatttatatgccTTCAGATTAAGACAGTGTTTAAGAGAAAATAGGCTTTTTGTGTTCACatgaaaagtaaatatatatacagtacagaccaaaagtttggacacaccttctcattcaaagagttttctttattttcatgactatggaaattgtagattcacactgaaggcatcaaaactatgaattaacacatgtggaattatatggaattatatacataacaaaaaagtgtgaaacaactgaaaatatgtcatattctaggttcttcgaagtagccaccttttgctttgattacagctttgcacactcttggcattctcttgatgagcttcaagaggtagtcacctgaaatggtcttccaacagtcttgaaggagttccccgagagatgcttagcacttgttggcccttttgccttgtgtctgcggtccagctcacccctaaaccatctcgattgggttcaggtccggtgactgtggaggccaggtcatctggcgcagcacccaatcactctccttcttggtcaaatagcccttgataccttcagtgtgactctacaattttcatagtcatgaaaataaagaaaacactttcaatgagaaggtgtgtccaaacttttggtctgtactgtatgtgtatatatatattttaaagcatcatTGTTCTTTTCGGTCAGTTTGACCCCAGGGTCTTTAAGCTGTATaaaacaataactaaataaattttACTTGGGCTGTGATGGTGGCAGATTTTTACCACTTTATCACCATCACATCCCTAGACAAGACTGTTCAGCTTTTAACAATataccaattttttattttagagttcattgaagaaaaagaggaaaatgaagaatacagtgaagttgaggagaaaaataatgtcaaaactgGTGGCAAAACTTTgagttgctctcaaaccaaacagaaagatttaaagaaaaaaagagttaagGTATCATTCACCTGCACTCAgggtggaaagagtttcacatgtAAATCAAATCTTAAGCATtacatgagagttcatactggagagaaaccattcacttgCAATCAGTGCGGGAAGATTTTCAAACAATCATTAAACCTTAAggatcacatgaacatccacactggagagaaaccttacaagtgttcacactgtgacaagagattcagtcatttttcaagtctgaaaacacatgagaggatccacactggagagaaaccttacaagtgttcacactgtgacaagagatccAGTCAGTCAGgaaatctgaaaaaacatgagagcactcacacaggagagaaaccttacaagtgttcacactgtgacaagggATTCGCAGTGTCAACAgagctgaaaacacatgagaggattcacactggagagaaaccttacaagtgttcacactgtgacaagagattcagtgtgtcatcaaatctgaaaaaacatgagaggatccacactggagagaaaccttacatgtgttcacactgtgacaagagattcagtcggtcagcaggtctgaaaaaacatgagagcatccacactggagagaaaccttacaagtgttcacactgtgacaagggATTCAGTGATTctacacatctgaaaacacatgagaggatccacactggagagaaaccttacatgtgttcacactgtgacaagagattcagacGGTCAGCaggtctgaaaaaacatgagaggatccacactggagagaaaccttacaagtgttcacactgtgacaagagattcggtgattcatcaagtctgaaaacacatgagaggattcacactggagagaaaccttacaagtgtttaATCTGTGACAGGAAATTCAGTGATTCATCgagtctgaaaagacatgagaggattcacactagAGAGAAAGTACATCACCGCAATGTACGTGGGAAGTGTTCCATTGATTCATCTGTTATACACAAAAACCAACCACAGTAAGGCCCCGTACACGCGGAGACGCATTTagctgtatatgtaaatattttttatggtatATGCGTTTCGTCCAGACGGATCCGGCATTCGGGGCAGTGAAAaccctattttttttcttttttttaaactaggtcccagagtggataaatctgaaaatgacacctTTGTGTTTTTCTGTACTGCCAATCCATATGTTTTGTaaaacaatgatgtcatcaccccACGTCTTGACCATATTCAGACACCGCTACGTCATTTAACATGTTTGTGCTCATGCTGCAGAAGCTACTGAGCCTGTAAGCTTGACTAAACTTACTAGTAGAgctgcacgatattggaaaaCAACTCACATAGCGatgatttttctgattattaggaacaccatagtAATAcagtgtttgaccccctttcgccttcagaactgccttaattctacatggcattgattcaacaaggtgctgaaagcattctttagaaatgttggcccatattgatgggatagttgatggagatttgtgggatgcacatccagggcacgcagctcccgttccaccacatcccaaagatgctctgttgggttgagatctggtgactgtgggggccattttagtacagcgAACTCctcgtcatgttcaagaaaccaatttgaaatttgaactttgtgacatggtgcattatcctgctggaagtagaaaacatcccccacaccattacaccaacaccagcagcctgcacagtggaaaCAAGGCATggtggatccatgttctcattctgtttacgccaaattctgactctaccatccgaatgtctcaacagaaatcgaaactcatcagaccaggcaacatttttccagtcttcaactgtccaattttggtgagcttgtgcaaattgtagcctctttttcctatttgtagtggagatgagtggcacccggtggggtcttctgctgttgtagctcatccgcctcaaggttgtgcgtgttgttgCTTCACAAATGTTTTGCTGCATACCTTgtttgtaacgagtggttatttcagtcaaagttgctcttctatcagcttgaatcagtcagaccattctcctctgacctctagcatcaacaaggcattttcgcccacaggactgccacatactggatgtttttcccttttcacaccattctttgtaaaccctagaaatgatTGTGCGTTAAAATCCCAgcaactgagcagattgtgaaatactcagaccgctccgtctggcaccaacaaccatgccacgctcaaaattgcttaaatcacctttctttcccattctgacattcagtttggagttcaggagattccCTTGACCAGGACTACACccttaaatgcattgaagcaactgccatgtgattgtggATTACAGACTTGCTCCCACTAGACCCGATGCAACAGAGAGCAGCGCTGGACaagacttctgtgtgtgtgtgtgtgtgtgtgagtgagtgtgtgtgtgtgcaggatacAGGAAAACAAAATGATTCATGGGACTCCACAaattagaaatatctaaacataaaatttgttaaaaaaggtTAAATTTCTTCCTTTTAATATTCCTTTAACAAAGCAAGTTTGTCGTTATTGTtgctgttttcatttcaaataaataaaacattgaaccaCAAACTAAGCATTTGTTTTAAGAGGgaaaatatcttatttattttggttacaatataaattttattaactTTGGTCAAGAAAAGTAAAAAgcctttaaaggtgctgtagggaactttattaaaaaatttttttttacatatttattaaacctgtcattatgtcctgacagtagaatatgagacagataatctgtgaaaaaaatcaagctcctctggcgcctcccagtggtcctattgccatttgcagaaactccatcgctcccggaaaaaaataaccaatcagagctgcggtccgtaactttgtttgtgttcaaaatgtagaaaaatgtatataataagcgagaacaccatgaatccattttccaaatcgtgtttttggcttgtcctgaatcactaaggTGCACCTATaacaagtgtttatattctgactattttagattgcttcggggataccgcggcggcgtaacccagtacctttgtgattcttcatagacataaacagagagaagtagatccggctacgatgttcttccgcaagacgcaagcagttctgtttattaaccgctagagcgtcaaaagttccctaccgcagctttaaatgtcAATGAGAATTTGTACCATTGTACTAttttattgcttgttttaattAATGGGCTAACAATGAACCACAAACTACTATAGTTTTAAAGAAAGAATTAAAAGgggaaataaaaagtattttaataacgTTTTAGCCTGTttcgttattaataataataggctaataatgagCCACAAACTAAGCATTCGTTTGAagtaagaggaaaatgtagattcattatgcatatttttattgtgtgttaacAGATTTGTGAGATTCGGATGAACTGAGATGTATTTTAGAGATTACAAATGCAATGCTCTGCTGGCATTCCACCAAACCATATAAACCATGCACACAGCAGCCACTTACTTTAGTTAAGAATAactgttctgtgaatgttgatgctgtaataacaaatatttattaggaGCGTGTGCTGGGATTTCATAAATTGAATGGAGAAAAAAGTAATGTACAGTAGGTAGACAACCAAAATGGGTCATCATTCGCGAAACTACTGCCAGACCTGgaatagtcttaggctacagtctacagtgtgtgtgtgtgtgtgtgtgtgtgtgtgtgtgtgtataaggattaaaagctaaatgttttcatgttggttcattcatggtttaaaaaaaaaaaaaaaaatcttcaggttccatatgcagagtgaAATccgaacggtccagcatttagaaataatttgtattaactctgttattatcttgatttttcaaactgataacactttagttagtgtgtaatgttgttgttagagtatatataatatctgtaaaattctaaagctcaaagttcaatgccaagcaagatatttgatttaacagaatttgcctacaaaaaacgacccgtttggactacagccctcaagttcctgcagtaatgacgtcactataacagttttttgactaacctccgcccacatgaattcacaaaaaggggggtgtggccttgttgcgctccgacggagaagaaggaagagctgctgTTTGTatttgccatgtcgttgaaacgctgttattttcatctctgagtccaatcatctttgggcttaccagggatgctgtacttggagattaatgattacaatttatgtttaactcctttcccgaaaattataatccacatgtaaaactatgtgcagcaaattttgctgaggacagcttgctgaggacaactttctcaatctcaatcagtttaatgctggattcacacaaagattattcttgaaagatggagcagttccctctttgtctggagaaggtgttgtttatggaccacaaccggtaagtgtattttattatttaagttggtgcgtttaacagtttctgtaacttattacacaaagggcaacgctgtttagcttttctaactagatgttagggctgtgcaaaaaaacgaatgcgattttcatgtgcatctcgttagtaaaaacgctcctgtgactataaatacatctcctgcacacttgcttctcaaaactactccaaaactagtccaatcgcgtttgcaggaggtcagcctgcgctcagctggtgtcgaatcacaacacaggaaccgctggcccaatcagaactcgttacgtatttctgaaggagggactttatagaacaaggaagacatcagcccgtttttatgaccgtgaaaacagaggtatacagataggtgaattgtgtgaaaaatactgttttttacaAGTGAAACATGAAcgcatgttatattgcacactgtaaacacaatcaaagcttcaaaaaagcgcgtacaATGGGACCTttaattatgtctttactgtgtgaccaaaaatttagcagttcagctgtttgatcgtgcTGGTGCCTTGTGCACATATTCATTGGAAACAGCAGCCATTCACTGACcacacaccaatgtgtccctgagcgagacacttaacccctagctgCTCAGAGGGATATATATTGTAcataatattgcaatatattgcacatatattgcaattgtaagtcgctttggataaaaccgtcagctaaatgaataaatgtaaatgtcttcttCCGTTTCTTCCTCCGCAAGTCTATGGCATCCCATAGAACTGATTGCAGGAATGTTGTGagatttggcacactgatagagggaagtcccaacattaaccatagcaaatttgaagtctctaactccaactctagtgccaccacttgtccaaagtttcaatgtttctatgctaataacttttgaaccataagccagaaaataaaatttattgtttcctctgaatccttggctcaaccCCACAATTCAAAAATCACAAGGTTTAGATTTTtc includes:
- the LOC113074876 gene encoding zinc finger protein 501-like: MVADFYHFITITSLDKTVQLLTIYQFFILEFIEEKEENEEYSEVEEKNNVKTGGKTLSCSQTKQKDLKKKRVKVSFTCTQGGKSFTCKSNLKHYMRVHTGEKPFTCNQCGKIFKQSLNLKDHMNIHTGEKPYKCSHCDKRFSHFSSLKTHERIHTGEKPYKCSHCDKRSSQSGNLKKHESTHTGEKPYKCSHCDKGFAVSTELKTHERIHTGEKPYKCSHCDKRFSVSSNLKKHERIHTGEKPYMCSHCDKRFSRSAGLKKHESIHTGEKPYKCSHCDKGFSDSTHLKTHERIHTGEKPYMCSHCDKRFRRSAGLKKHERIHTGEKPYKCSHCDKRFGDSSSLKTHERIHTGEKPYKCLICDRKFSDSSSLKRHERIHTREKVHHRNVRGKCSIDSSVIHKNQPQ